AGGGCCGCAGGACTGCCGCCCGGCAGTTCAAGACGTCGCTTGACCATGGTGAATTGCGGAAGCGAACGGTACCAGTCCAGAAGGCTCACATTCTTCTCGGCCAAGCCCTGGAGGATCAGGGCAATCCCGACGGGGGCATCCCGGCCAAAATGGGCATCGGGCAGGATTATGCCACCGTTTCCCTCACCCGCGAGCGTGGCCTTCACTTGCCGCGCCTTTTTGGCCACGTGGATTTCGCCGACCTTGGTGCGGATGACCCGGGACTTATAGCGCGTTGCGACGGCCTCGATGACCCGGCTTGTGGAGGCGTTGACCACCACCGTGCCCGGCCGGAGATTCAGCACAAGATCCGCAACCAGGGCCAAGGTGTATTCTTCGCCAAGGGGGGTTCCGTCCGGCGCGACAAGAGCGAGGCGGTCCACGTCCGGATCGACCGCAAGACCGAGGTCCGCTTCGCTCCGCACCACGGCGTCGCAAAGCTCGCCGAGGTTCTCCGGCAAAGGTTCCGGCGGCCGCGGGAAGCGTCCTGTCGGCTCCTCGTAGAGAATCTCGTACTCGCAGCCCAGGCGGTCCAGAAGCTTCGGGAGGATCACTCCGCCCGCTCCGTGGACGCAATCGGCTACCACCCGGAACCTCCGCTTGCGGATCGCCGCAGCGTTCACGAAGCGCAGGCTTAGAATACGGCGGATGTGATCGTCTACCGCCCCAGCGTAATGCTGAACTGCGCCGACCTTGTCCCAGGGCACAAAACGGAAGTCCCCCCTTTCCATTCTCTGGACTACCTGACGCCCCTGTTCCTCATCCAAGAAAAGACCGTCGGGGGCGAGGAGCTTGAGGGCGTTCCACTCGATGGGATTGTGACTGGCGGTGATCACAATGCCCCCCTGGCCCTGGCGTTCGGTGGCAAGCTGGACCGTAGGCGTGGGGCAGATCCCGACATCTACGACGTCGCACCCCACGGCGGTGAGGCCGGCGACCACGGCCGCCCGCACCATCTCCCCGGTGACCCGCGAGTCGCGGCCCACGATCACCTTTCCCCCGCCGATCCACGAGCCGTAAGCCTGCGCAGCCCGGACAGCTACCTCGGGCGTAAGGCCGTCTCCCACCACCCCGCGAATCCCCGATACGGATATCAGTAGCGGCATACCTTCTCCCTACCACTTTGTCCAAATCCCGACGCCCAGTCGCCAGCCAAGATAGCAAAACAGGTAGGCACAAACAACCCCATTCCCCCTCGACCTGTCCCCGGGGCTGTAGTTGGTACAATGGCTCAATACGGCTTCCGAAAATGCCAGCGGCACGCTACATTACACCTCCGCATTGCGCCCGACAAGAAGCTTGATAGCCGCCAGCGAGGAGTCACGATGATCCTGATCGACGGTGCCCAAGGAGAGGGCGGGGGGCAGATTCTGAGAACGGCGCTTGCCCTCTCCGTGCTAACGGGAAGGCCGTTCCGGATGGTGAACATCCGTGCCAAGCGGCCTAACCCGGGCCTGCAGGCGCAGCATCTCAAATGCGTCGAGGCTGCAGCCGCCATTTCGGGAGCCCGGGTGGAGGGAGCAGCCCTCCGGTCCAGCCAAATCGAATTTCACCCTTCGGGAAAACGAGGCGGTGAGTACTCTTTCGACATCGGTACCGCCGGTTCGGCCCTGCTCGTGATTCACACGATTTACCTGCCCTTGGCAGCCGTACGGTCCCCCTCGACGGT
Above is a genomic segment from candidate division KSB1 bacterium containing:
- the glmM gene encoding phosphoglucosamine mutase, producing MPLLISVSGIRGVVGDGLTPEVAVRAAQAYGSWIGGGKVIVGRDSRVTGEMVRAAVVAGLTAVGCDVVDVGICPTPTVQLATERQGQGGIVITASHNPIEWNALKLLAPDGLFLDEEQGRQVVQRMERGDFRFVPWDKVGAVQHYAGAVDDHIRRILSLRFVNAAAIRKRRFRVVADCVHGAGGVILPKLLDRLGCEYEILYEEPTGRFPRPPEPLPENLGELCDAVVRSEADLGLAVDPDVDRLALVAPDGTPLGEEYTLALVADLVLNLRPGTVVVNASTSRVIEAVATRYKSRVIRTKVGEIHVAKKARQVKATLAGEGNGGIILPDAHFGRDAPVGIALILQGLAEKNVSLLDWYRSLPQFTMVKRRLELPGGSPAALLDKYRQAMSGQKLDLTDGVSVLFGDSWVQVRASNTEPIIRIIAEAPERERAQQLAEEHMALLKELGGL